A single Nomia melanderi isolate GNS246 chromosome 13, iyNomMela1, whole genome shotgun sequence DNA region contains:
- the LOC116431494 gene encoding LOW QUALITY PROTEIN: uncharacterized protein LOC116431494 (The sequence of the model RefSeq protein was modified relative to this genomic sequence to represent the inferred CDS: substituted 1 base at 1 genomic stop codon) produces the protein MEVLIRRGNREDCKPISNLIQELADFENMPNGPKIDYTTLERDGFDTDHPFFICFVAEVDKNIVGYAILYYTYSTWCGKAMYLEDIYVTQEHRNKHIGSKLLKAIAKEAVDNNCCRLDFSVLNWNPAQEFYKLKGAADLTVDEGWHHYRFSDIALKALATDIRTYLFSSTVSLHESAAIPVPTSKEKLCKEHVEDVYESDSDLLSHSDMSWGSLQNRYVPYEILSDKFTSSSSSSSSSSSSSSSALSSSSSSSSSIVLDHMPVPTNIDAMHCASENSWSSFALDANAWDDDKAPVVQLRNLKEVLFDDLEFCGFLTDRLVGIASSFLAKSPENGLYVLNKCVMRNMSISNITMLYFHRYLRYIDLSYNYISNLSALGKVPYLMHLNLAHNRVSIILNFQPPWYLTYVNLAYNYVSEMRDISSFWSIVHLDLSHNAIEVINGLHNLKYLKYLNLSYNLIECIENLDKLNIQELNLEGNCITSFKSAIPNYNINTLPHLRKIYLGYNKISTLEFFKDGYSLRVIDLKFNRISDLLELSNFKGFIDEIDLRGNGCTKWPNYKAVLLFSVPSIQKIDGIPVLTSEKIVAATLFASPVNLTAARTVTKLTLLEQLNTPTIDLHVLPYDEASPPLLVLTGPSAVKKISLATHVVLTLSKKIKYCSWYTTKEIGESELEKQSYIFADREEFNDMSRRGEFLAIQEMLGNSYGFHHNQIASLILEKKIGITQMDLHATIQMCKRYSNTKPILVLTKSEQIHRNWVQEKFDVYTCVKDSTDCLQTESNSINESTTESKETVEDSLSDVQIMYFYIFQVISFQLLSNRTFLLXVLDSSQLSVEAESKDMAYTRESNLSLPMDVSSKKELETEEKKYIKFQGEQEELNHALTKFLDPTFNATLDEENDLRVILDKGLTVIEEDEATKRKRHQAKLLQRRSTLIHGEPFTVDNLSESVSSEGTLFDQFLMETKNPEYLKEMYTDLVMKTRTMYLNQHLNNPGFFSLVLLTDNYNEAFNNLINFIYKSYMGYSTEKPKFFTEINHFSQVAIPSMIDTVVEKIRQSLSTSKLQTKTWLRTYGIASFKKLMPSQMTQDARTCTDD, from the exons atggaAGTTTTAATTCGTAGAGGAAATCGCGAAGATTGTAAACCTATAAGTAACTTGATACAAGAACTAGCTGATTTTGAGAATATGCCAAATGGACCAAAGATTGATTATACAa CATTAGAAAGAGATGGATTCGATACAGATCACCCATTCTTCATTTGCTTCGTTGCAGAAGTTGATAAAAATATAGTAGGATatgcaattttatattacacgtaTTCAACGTGGTGTGGTAAAGCGATGTACCTGGAAGATATATATGTGACACAAGAACATCGAAACAAGCATATTGGTAGTAAGCTATTAAAAGCCATAGCTAAG GAAGCTGTAGACAACAATTGCTGCAGATTAGATTTTTCAGTTCTCAATTGGAACCCTGCGCAAGAGTTTTACAAACTTAAAGGTGCTGCAGACTTAACTGTAGACGAAGGATGGCATCATTACCGTTTTTCAGATATTGCTTTGAAAGCTTTAGCAACCGATATA CGTACATATCTCTTTTCTTCTACCGTGTCATTGCACGAATCAGCTGCAATTCCAGTTCCTACTTCAAAAGAAAAACTATGTAAGGAACACGTTGAAGATGTCTATGAAAGCGATTCCGATTTGCTATCGCATAGCGATATGAGCTGGGGTTCGTTGCAAAATAGATATGTGCCATACGAAATTTTATCCGACAAATTTActtcatcgtcgtcgtcgtcatcttcttcttcttcttcttcttcttctgcacTTTCTTCTAGCTCGAGT TCTAGTTCATCGATTGTACTCGATCACATGCCAGTGCCGACAAATATAGATGCAATGCATTGTGCAAGTGAAAACAGTTGGAGTAGTTTCGCTTTAGATGCTAATGCATGGGATGACGATAAAGCACCTGTTGTACAACTACGAAATCTGAAAGAAGTATTATTCGACGATTTAGAATTCTGTGGATTTTTAACAGACAGACTAGTAGGAATTGCATCATCATTTTTGGCTAAATCTCCAGAAAATGGCCTTTATGTTTTAAACAAATGTGTCATGAGAAATATG TCTATTTCAAACATTACAATGTTATATTTTCATCGTTATTTGAGATACATTGATCTctcgtataattatatttcaaatttatctgCTTTGGGAAAAGTCCCTTATTTAATGCATTTAAACCTGGCGCACAATAGAGTGagcattattttaaattttcaaccaCCTTGGTACTTAACTTATGTAAATTTAGCCTACAATTATGTATCGGAAATGCGCGATATCAGTTCCTTTTGGAGTATCGTACACCTGGATTTATCGCACAATGCAATTGAAGTAATTAATGGCTTACATAATTTAAA ATATCTCAAGTATTTGAATTTGTCTTATAATTTAATCGAATGTATCGAGAATTTGGATAAACTGAATATTCAAGAACTCAATTTGGAAGGCAATTGTATAACATCATTCAAATCTGCTATACCCAATTACAACATAAACACTTTGCCTCatttacgaaaaatatatttaggatataataaaatatctaccttggaattttttaaa GATGGATACAGTTTACGTGTAATAGATCTGAAATTTAACAGAATCTCCGATTTACTGGAATTATCGAACTTCAAAGGTTTCATAGATGAAATAGACCTCAGAGGCAACGGTTGTACAAAGTGGCCTAATTACAAAGCCGTACTTTTATTCTCCGTACCAAGTATACAAAAAATTGATGGTATTCCTGTGCTTACTTCCGAAAAA ATTGTTGCAGCAACCCTGTTTGCATCGCCAGTGAACTTAACGGCAGCCCGTACTGTAACAAAATTAACTTTATTAGAACAATTAAATACACCCACTATTGATCTGCATGTTTTACCATACGATGAAGCTAGCCCACCGTTATTGGTACTTACAGGTCCATCAGCAGTGAAAAAGATATCTTTAGCCACTCATGTTGTTCTAACACTTTCAAAAAAA ATCAAATATTGTTCATGGTATACCACGAAGGAGATAGGAGAGAGCGAACTGGAGAAACAATCGTACATTTTTGCGGATAGAGAAGAATTTAATGACATGTCTCGTCGCGGAGAATTTTTGGCAATTCAAGAAATGTTAGGGAACAGTTATGGGTTTC ATCACAATCAAATCGCTTCGTTAATACTCGAGAAGAAAATTGGTATCACTCAAATGGATTTACACGCAACTATACAAATGTGTAAAAGATATTCCAATACCAAACCAATTCTTGTATTAACAAAAAGTGAACAAATCCATCGTAATTGGGTACAGGAGAAGTTCGATGTTTATACATGCGTTAAGGATAGCACAGACTGTTTGCAAACTGAAAGCAATAGTATAAACGAGAGTACTACAGAATCTAAAGAAACCGTCGAAGATAGTTTAAGCGATGTACAGATAATGTATTTCTATATCTTTCAAGTAATATCGTTCCAACTACTGTCAAACAGAACTTTTCTTCTTTAGGTTCTAGATAGCTCTCAATTGTCTGTAGAAGCAGAAAGTAAAGACATGGCTTATACACGTGAAAGTAACTTATCGCTACCTATGGACGTTTCATCGAAAAAGGAGCTGGAAACCGaggaaaaaaaatacataaaatttcaaGGAGAACAAGAAGAACTTAATCACGCACTTACAAAGTTTCTCGATCCAACATTCAATGCGACGTTAGACGAAGAAAATGATTTAagg GTAATATTGGATAAAGGATTGACTGTCATAGAAGAAGATGAAGCTACAAAACGAAAAAGACATCAGGCGAAACTCCTGCAACGTAGGAGTACGTTAATACACGGAGAACCATTTACCGTAGATAATTTAAGCGAATCTGTGTCAAGTGAAGGAACATTATTTGATCAA TTTCTGATGGAAACAAAAAATCCGGAATACTTAAAGGAAATGTATACCGATCTTGTAATGAAAACAAGAACAATGTACTTAAACCAACACCTAAATAATCCAGGATTCTTTTCTTTAGTG ttGCTGACGGATAATTATAACGAGGCTTTCAATAATCTcatcaatttcatttataaatcgTATATGGGCTATTCCACTGAAAAGCcaaagtttttcactgaaattaATCACTTTTCCCAAGTGGCTATTCCCTCAATGATTGATACTGTAGTCGAAAAAATAAGACA GTCATTATCAACGTCAAAGTTACAAACGAAAACGTGGTTAAGAACGTACGGCATTGcatcgtttaaaaaattaatgccCAGTCAAATGACACAAGATGCAAGAACATGTACCGACGATTAA
- the LOC116431535 gene encoding uncharacterized protein LOC116431535 isoform X3 produces the protein MLEQAQNTVLNIRCEILKIYCAAKKRKSMKQVINNDRNPTTSTVSKTNKLTLNNANEYSKEEPNLQCFQIKESDKQQCVQDKITNQATNVSNLNYAIETAEKSKVPKQNLADSDEEGSTSNYDNNSHNNLKKEQVLRNDTICNSIALITDNRVYDVSSSKVNARTLDSNTEGRNCFSLIDSEGEVKTSIKTNSLFSDNKLEVQNITASVELKWKEMDESATELKENTECKTVLIVDRIKVPVKSEKTSKFNLKSLNYSCSICGKKWRTPAELKIHIKTHSSLKPYMCEKCGQAYKHKHALEIHVGMHNGINPFQCNFCSKSFSQKIALMRHLPMHTGETRYQCELCGKRFIHHTSYNMHKLSHSGKKSYKCHICDLSLLSTSHLKRHVRAHTGEKPYTCTLCGKRFAERYNLIAHQKVHYPFENKIKKTNETRYQCNHCNLVFEQKHSLHDHLKQHTDINDKSDLENSYSVSLLQPESNELSKNVNSKNNMLHQPRIQISQSESKHTDNQKKFLFLQNPVSKVDESSFTVTFNNQEVPMESTNYNASLQVIIEPTDNINFK, from the exons ATGTTGGAACAAGCACAAAACACTGTTTTAAATATACgctgtgaaatattgaagatatATTGTGCtgcgaagaaaagaaaaagcatGAAACAGGTGATAAATAATGATAGAAATCCAACCACCAGCACAGTTTCAAAAAcgaataaattaacattaaataatgcTAATGAATATTCTAAAGAAGAGCCAAACTTGCAATGTTTTCAAATTAAAGAATCGGATAAGCAACAATGCGTTCAGGATAAAATAACGAATCAAGCgacaaatgtttcaaatttaaattatgcTATTGAGACCGCAGAGAAGTCAAAAGTACCTAAACAAAACTTAGCAGACTCCGATGAAGAAGGTAGTACAagtaattatgataataatagtcataataatttgaaaaaagagCAGGTTCTAAGAAACGATACAATCTGCAATTCAATAGCACTAATTACCGACAATCGTGTGTACGATGTCAGTTCTTCCAAAg TAAACGCGCGTACGCTAGATTCGAACACAGAGGGAAGGAATTGCTTTTCTTTGATTGACTCTGAAGGAGAAGTAAAGACCTCGATAAAAACTAATTCTCTGTTCTCCGACAATAAGTTAGAGGTACAAAATATTACAGCATCCGTTGAATTGAAATGGAAAGAAATGGATGAAAGTGCAACAgagttaaaagaaaatacagagTGCAAAACAG TACTGATAGTCGATCGCATAAAAGTTCCTGTAAAATCAgaaaaaacatcaaaatttaatttaaagtcgTTAAACTATTCTTGTTCTATTTGTGGTAAAAAATGGAGGACACCTGccgaattaaaaatacatataaaaactcATTCTTCGTTAAAACCTTATATGTGTGAAAAATGCGGTCAGGCGTACAAGCATAAACATGCGTTAGAAATACACGTGGGAATGCACAATGGGATTAATCCATTTCAATGTAATTTCTGCAGTAAATCATTCTCACAAAAAATAGCGCTTATGAGGCATTTGCCGATGCATACTGGTGAAACACGTTATCAATGCGAATTATGCGGTAAAAGATTTATTCATCACACGTCTTATAATATGCACAAATTGTCACATAGTGGGAAAAAATCGTATAAATGCCAT ATTTGTGACTTATCTTTACTTTCGACGTCTCATTTAAAAAGACACGTACGAGCTCATACTGGTGAAAAACCGTACACTTGTACGTTATGTGGAAAACGTTTTGCCGAACGATACAATTTAATTGCACACCAAAAAGTTCATTAtccatttgaaaataaaataaagaaaactaaCGAGACACGATACCA ATGTAATCATTGCAATCTGGTATTTGAGCAAAAACACAGTTTGCACGACCACTTAAAACAGCACACAGATATAAACGATAAATCGGATCTTGAGAACTCGTATTCGGTTTCTTTATTGCAACcagaatcgaatgaattatcgaAAAACGTGAATTCTAAGAATAATATGTTACATCAACCACGGATTCAAATAAGTCAATCTGAATCGAAACATACCGAtaatcaaaagaaatttttgtttctacAAAATCCTGTATCTAAAGTCGACGAGAGTTCCTTCACTGTTACGTTTAATAATCAGGAAGTACCTATGGAGAGTACAAATTATAATGCAAGTTTACAAGTGATTATAGAGCCAACAGATAAcatcaattttaaatag
- the LOC116431537 gene encoding tubulin alpha chain, testis-specific translates to MRECISIHVGQAGVQIGNACWELYCLEHGIQPDGQMPTDKTFGDDSFSTFFSETSAGKHVPRAVFVDLEPTVVDEVRTGTYRQLFHPEQLITGKEDAANNYARGHYTIGKEIVDLVIDRVRKLADQCTGLQGFLIFHSFGGGTGSGFASLLMERLSVDYGKKSKLEFAIYPAPRVSTAVVEPYNSILTTHTTLEHSDCAFMVDNEAIYDICRRNLDIERPTYTNLNRLIGQIVSSITASLRFDGALNVDLTEFQTNLVPYPRIHFPLVTYAPVISAEKAYHEQLSVAEITNACFEPANQMVKCDPRHGKYMACCMLYRGDVVPKDVNAAIAAIKTKRTIQFVDWCPTGFKVGINYQPPTVVPGGDLAKVQRAVCMLANTTAIAEAWARLDHKFDLMYAKRAFVHWYVGEGMEEGEFSEAREDLAALEKDYEEVGLDSVDVDVDADADATDEY, encoded by the exons Atg CGCGAATGCATATCCATTCACGTCGGTCAAGCTGGCGTGCAAATTGGAAACGCCTGCTGGGAGTTGTATTGCTTGGAACACGGGATACAGCCGGATGGTCAGATGCCGACGGATAAAACGTTCGGAGACGATAGCTTCAGCACTTTCTTCAGTGAAACGAGCGCTGGGAAGCATGTACCTAGAGCGGTATTCGTCGACTTAGAACCTACAGTGGTTG ATGAAGTACGAACGGGAACGTATCGGCAACTGTTTCATCCGGAACAATTAATCACCGGAAAAGAAGATGCAGCGAACAATTACGCACGCGGCCATTACACGATCGGCAAAGAAATCGTCGATTTGGTGATCGATCGTGTACGGAAATTAGCGGACCAGTGCACCGGACTGCAAGGATTTTTAATCTTTCATTCGTTCGGAGGGGGCACTGGCTCGGGCTTCGCCTCCCTCTTAATGGAACGTCTTTCCGTCGACTACGGAAAGAAATCGAAATTGGAATTTGCTATTTATCCGGCTCCGCGAGTCTCCACCGCGGTCGTGGAACCTTACAATTCCATACTCACCACTCACACGACCCTCGAGCACTCGGACTGCGCTTTCATGGTGGACAACGAAGCGATATACGACATATGTCGACGCAATCTCGACATCGAGAGACCAACCTACACCAACTTGAACAGACTGATAGGTCAGATCGTGTCCTCGATAACGGCTTCGCTGCGATTCGACGGCGCGCTGAACGTCGATCTGACGGAATTCCAAACGAATCTGGTTCCCTACCCAAGGATTCACTTCCCTTTGGTCACCTACGCCCCGGTGATATCGGCCGAGAAAGCTTACCACGAGCAACTTTCGGTGGCGGAAATCACCAACGCCTGCTTCGAACCAGcgaatcaaatggtgaaatGCGATCCTCGCCACGGCAAATACATGGCCTGTTGCATGCTCTACAGAGGAGACGTAGTTCCGAAGGACGTGAACGCCGCTATCGCCGCCATCAAGACCAAACGCACGATACAGTTTGTCGACTGGTGCCCAACGGGATTCAAAGTCGGTATCAATTATCAACCGCCCACAGTTGTACCCGGCGGCGACCTAGCGAAGGTACAGCGAGCAGTCTGCATGCTAGCCAACACCACGGCCATCGCTGAAGCCTGGGCACGGCTGGATCACAAGTTCGACTTGATGTACGCCAAGAGGGCTTTCGTTCACTGGTACGTTGGCGAAGGAATGGAGGAAGGCGAGTTTTCGGAAGCTCGCGAGGATCTTGCAGCACTCGAAAAGGACTACGAAGAAGTTGGCCTGGATTCGGTCGACGTCGACGTGGACGCAGACGCAGACGCTACCGACGAATATTAA
- the LOC116431535 gene encoding uncharacterized protein LOC116431535 isoform X2 translates to MFHQLNDSYICSQCYNLFQMLEQAQNTVLNIRCEILKIYCAAKKRKSMKQVINNDRNPTTSTVSKTNKLTLNNANEYSKEEPNLQCFQIKESDKQQCVQDKITNQATNVSNLNYAIETAEKSKVPKQNLADSDEEGSTSNYDNNSHNNLKKEQVLRNDTICNSIALITDNRVYDVSSSKVNARTLDSNTEGRNCFSLIDSEGEVKTSIKTNSLFSDNKLEVQNITASVELKWKEMDESATELKENTECKTVLIVDRIKVPVKSEKTSKFNLKSLNYSCSICGKKWRTPAELKIHIKTHSSLKPYMCEKCGQAYKHKHALEIHVGMHNGINPFQCNFCSKSFSQKIALMRHLPMHTGETRYQCELCGKRFIHHTSYNMHKLSHSGKKSYKCHICDLSLLSTSHLKRHVRAHTGEKPYTCTLCGKRFAERYNLIAHQKVHYPFENKIKKTNETRYQCNHCNLVFEQKHSLHDHLKQHTDINDKSDLENSYSVSLLQPESNELSKNVNSKNNMLHQPRIQISQSESKHTDNQKKFLFLQNPVSKVDESSFTVTFNNQEVPMESTNYNASLQVIIEPTDNINFK, encoded by the exons ATGTTTCATC AATTAAACGACTCGTACATCTGTTCGCAATGTTATAATTTGTTCCAAATGTTGGAACAAGCACAAAACACTGTTTTAAATATACgctgtgaaatattgaagatatATTGTGCtgcgaagaaaagaaaaagcatGAAACAGGTGATAAATAATGATAGAAATCCAACCACCAGCACAGTTTCAAAAAcgaataaattaacattaaataatgcTAATGAATATTCTAAAGAAGAGCCAAACTTGCAATGTTTTCAAATTAAAGAATCGGATAAGCAACAATGCGTTCAGGATAAAATAACGAATCAAGCgacaaatgtttcaaatttaaattatgcTATTGAGACCGCAGAGAAGTCAAAAGTACCTAAACAAAACTTAGCAGACTCCGATGAAGAAGGTAGTACAagtaattatgataataatagtcataataatttgaaaaaagagCAGGTTCTAAGAAACGATACAATCTGCAATTCAATAGCACTAATTACCGACAATCGTGTGTACGATGTCAGTTCTTCCAAAg TAAACGCGCGTACGCTAGATTCGAACACAGAGGGAAGGAATTGCTTTTCTTTGATTGACTCTGAAGGAGAAGTAAAGACCTCGATAAAAACTAATTCTCTGTTCTCCGACAATAAGTTAGAGGTACAAAATATTACAGCATCCGTTGAATTGAAATGGAAAGAAATGGATGAAAGTGCAACAgagttaaaagaaaatacagagTGCAAAACAG TACTGATAGTCGATCGCATAAAAGTTCCTGTAAAATCAgaaaaaacatcaaaatttaatttaaagtcgTTAAACTATTCTTGTTCTATTTGTGGTAAAAAATGGAGGACACCTGccgaattaaaaatacatataaaaactcATTCTTCGTTAAAACCTTATATGTGTGAAAAATGCGGTCAGGCGTACAAGCATAAACATGCGTTAGAAATACACGTGGGAATGCACAATGGGATTAATCCATTTCAATGTAATTTCTGCAGTAAATCATTCTCACAAAAAATAGCGCTTATGAGGCATTTGCCGATGCATACTGGTGAAACACGTTATCAATGCGAATTATGCGGTAAAAGATTTATTCATCACACGTCTTATAATATGCACAAATTGTCACATAGTGGGAAAAAATCGTATAAATGCCAT ATTTGTGACTTATCTTTACTTTCGACGTCTCATTTAAAAAGACACGTACGAGCTCATACTGGTGAAAAACCGTACACTTGTACGTTATGTGGAAAACGTTTTGCCGAACGATACAATTTAATTGCACACCAAAAAGTTCATTAtccatttgaaaataaaataaagaaaactaaCGAGACACGATACCA ATGTAATCATTGCAATCTGGTATTTGAGCAAAAACACAGTTTGCACGACCACTTAAAACAGCACACAGATATAAACGATAAATCGGATCTTGAGAACTCGTATTCGGTTTCTTTATTGCAACcagaatcgaatgaattatcgaAAAACGTGAATTCTAAGAATAATATGTTACATCAACCACGGATTCAAATAAGTCAATCTGAATCGAAACATACCGAtaatcaaaagaaatttttgtttctacAAAATCCTGTATCTAAAGTCGACGAGAGTTCCTTCACTGTTACGTTTAATAATCAGGAAGTACCTATGGAGAGTACAAATTATAATGCAAGTTTACAAGTGATTATAGAGCCAACAGATAAcatcaattttaaatag
- the LOC116431535 gene encoding uncharacterized protein LOC116431535 isoform X1 has product MSVSNSRCLVCKMILNVSSYVNIFRTSLPRNGELLANFISKVLCTTFPELNDSYICSQCYNLFQMLEQAQNTVLNIRCEILKIYCAAKKRKSMKQVINNDRNPTTSTVSKTNKLTLNNANEYSKEEPNLQCFQIKESDKQQCVQDKITNQATNVSNLNYAIETAEKSKVPKQNLADSDEEGSTSNYDNNSHNNLKKEQVLRNDTICNSIALITDNRVYDVSSSKVNARTLDSNTEGRNCFSLIDSEGEVKTSIKTNSLFSDNKLEVQNITASVELKWKEMDESATELKENTECKTVLIVDRIKVPVKSEKTSKFNLKSLNYSCSICGKKWRTPAELKIHIKTHSSLKPYMCEKCGQAYKHKHALEIHVGMHNGINPFQCNFCSKSFSQKIALMRHLPMHTGETRYQCELCGKRFIHHTSYNMHKLSHSGKKSYKCHICDLSLLSTSHLKRHVRAHTGEKPYTCTLCGKRFAERYNLIAHQKVHYPFENKIKKTNETRYQCNHCNLVFEQKHSLHDHLKQHTDINDKSDLENSYSVSLLQPESNELSKNVNSKNNMLHQPRIQISQSESKHTDNQKKFLFLQNPVSKVDESSFTVTFNNQEVPMESTNYNASLQVIIEPTDNINFK; this is encoded by the exons ATGTCTGTGTCTAATTCACGTTGTTTGGTATGCAAAATGATTCTCAATGTTTCATCGTACGTGAATATATTTCGTACATCTCTTCCTCGGAATGGCGAATTATTGGCAAATTTTATATCAAAAGTATTGTGTACGACTTTTCCAGAATTAAACGACTCGTACATCTGTTCGCAATGTTATAATTTGTTCCAAATGTTGGAACAAGCACAAAACACTGTTTTAAATATACgctgtgaaatattgaagatatATTGTGCtgcgaagaaaagaaaaagcatGAAACAGGTGATAAATAATGATAGAAATCCAACCACCAGCACAGTTTCAAAAAcgaataaattaacattaaataatgcTAATGAATATTCTAAAGAAGAGCCAAACTTGCAATGTTTTCAAATTAAAGAATCGGATAAGCAACAATGCGTTCAGGATAAAATAACGAATCAAGCgacaaatgtttcaaatttaaattatgcTATTGAGACCGCAGAGAAGTCAAAAGTACCTAAACAAAACTTAGCAGACTCCGATGAAGAAGGTAGTACAagtaattatgataataatagtcataataatttgaaaaaagagCAGGTTCTAAGAAACGATACAATCTGCAATTCAATAGCACTAATTACCGACAATCGTGTGTACGATGTCAGTTCTTCCAAAg TAAACGCGCGTACGCTAGATTCGAACACAGAGGGAAGGAATTGCTTTTCTTTGATTGACTCTGAAGGAGAAGTAAAGACCTCGATAAAAACTAATTCTCTGTTCTCCGACAATAAGTTAGAGGTACAAAATATTACAGCATCCGTTGAATTGAAATGGAAAGAAATGGATGAAAGTGCAACAgagttaaaagaaaatacagagTGCAAAACAG TACTGATAGTCGATCGCATAAAAGTTCCTGTAAAATCAgaaaaaacatcaaaatttaatttaaagtcgTTAAACTATTCTTGTTCTATTTGTGGTAAAAAATGGAGGACACCTGccgaattaaaaatacatataaaaactcATTCTTCGTTAAAACCTTATATGTGTGAAAAATGCGGTCAGGCGTACAAGCATAAACATGCGTTAGAAATACACGTGGGAATGCACAATGGGATTAATCCATTTCAATGTAATTTCTGCAGTAAATCATTCTCACAAAAAATAGCGCTTATGAGGCATTTGCCGATGCATACTGGTGAAACACGTTATCAATGCGAATTATGCGGTAAAAGATTTATTCATCACACGTCTTATAATATGCACAAATTGTCACATAGTGGGAAAAAATCGTATAAATGCCAT ATTTGTGACTTATCTTTACTTTCGACGTCTCATTTAAAAAGACACGTACGAGCTCATACTGGTGAAAAACCGTACACTTGTACGTTATGTGGAAAACGTTTTGCCGAACGATACAATTTAATTGCACACCAAAAAGTTCATTAtccatttgaaaataaaataaagaaaactaaCGAGACACGATACCA ATGTAATCATTGCAATCTGGTATTTGAGCAAAAACACAGTTTGCACGACCACTTAAAACAGCACACAGATATAAACGATAAATCGGATCTTGAGAACTCGTATTCGGTTTCTTTATTGCAACcagaatcgaatgaattatcgaAAAACGTGAATTCTAAGAATAATATGTTACATCAACCACGGATTCAAATAAGTCAATCTGAATCGAAACATACCGAtaatcaaaagaaatttttgtttctacAAAATCCTGTATCTAAAGTCGACGAGAGTTCCTTCACTGTTACGTTTAATAATCAGGAAGTACCTATGGAGAGTACAAATTATAATGCAAGTTTACAAGTGATTATAGAGCCAACAGATAAcatcaattttaaatag